The Treponema sp. OMZ 790 genome includes the window ATCTGCTCGCCTACAGTCATAACAGGGTTTAAGGAGGTCATCGGATCTTGAAATATCATCGAAATTTTATTTCCGCGTATTTCCTGCATTTCTTTTTCGGTTTTGCTTAAGATATCTTCTCCGTCAAAAGAAATTTTACCGCTCATTATTTTTCCCGGAGGATTCGGTACAAGCCGCATAATTCCTAAGGCTGTGGTGGTTTTTCCCGCTCCAGTTTCGCCTACAAAGCCAAGGGTTTCACCCTTTCCCAGTTTTAAGTTTAAATTGTTTACGGCTTTTGTTTCTCCTGCTTCGGTTATATAGTAAATACTTAAATCTTCAATGTTTAATAATTCTTCCATAAAAAGCCGTCCTTATCGTTTTAATTTTGGATCAAGAGCATCGCGCAAACCGTCACCCAAAACGTTGAGGGCAAAGATTGTAATAACAATGGCGAGTCCGGGGAATAAGGTTAGATGAGAGTAGCTTCTTATATAAGCTCTTCCTCCCGAAAGCATGGCTCCCCATTCGGGAGTCGGAGGCTCAAGGCCGAGACCGATAAAACTTAAACCCGCTGCATTCAATATTGCATAGGCAACACCCAAGGTCGCTTGAACAATTATGGGCGCCATACAGTTGGGAATTATGTGTTTGAAGATAATTCTAAAATCTGAAGAGCCCCCTGCCCTAGCCGCTTCGATAAATTCCATATCTACTATGGACATAACCGCCGAACGGACTATTTTTGCATAGCCGGGAATTCCTGCAATACCTACTGCAATCATCAAATTCCCAAGGCCGGGGCCTAAAGAAGCAACTATGGCTATCGCAAGAAGGATATCCGGAATAGCCTGCAAAACATCTATAAAGCGCATTAAGGTTGTATCGACTCTTCCTCCGAAGTAGCCTGTAACGGCTCCGATAAAAGAACCTACAATCAAGGCTATACCTACGGATATAAAACCTACCTTTAACGAAATTCTTGCACCGTAAATAACACGGCTTAAAATGTCGCGTCCGAACTCGTCCTGTCCAAAAGGATGGGCTGCACTCGGGCCTGCAAATTGGTTATCCAAATCGGTACCGTCAAAGGTATAGGGGGCTACAAAGTCTGCAAACACAGCCATTAAAACCAAAACTATAATTATAAACAAGCCCACCATGGCAAGCCTATTTTTACTCATTCTATGAAAAACGCCTCTAAAGCCGTTCAATTTTTTTCTGTCTTTTATTGTTTTCATCTTGCCGGTCTCCTATGTATATTGAGTTTTAATTCTCGGATCGACATAGGTATAAAGTATATCGACGATTAAATTTACGATTGCAAATGTTACGGCAACAAATAAAACGCATCCTAAAACAACAGGGGCATCACGCAATTTAATGGAGTCAATCATGAGCCGTCCTATTCCGGGAATGGAAAATATAATTTCGGTCATAACAGCACCGCCCATCAATTGTCCGAATTGGATACCGACAATCGTTATAACGGGAATAAGAGAGTTACCCAATGCATGTTTAAAAATAACTATCTTTTCTTTTTGCCCCTTTGCCCTGGCTGTTCTTATATAATCTTGACGGATCGTTTCAAGCATACTTGAACGGGTCATTCGTGTTAAGACTGCAACAGATTGAGCTCCCAGAGCCAAAGCAGGCAAGACCATGTGCTTAAAGCCTGAAAATCCCGATGAGGGGAACCAGCCTAACTTTACCGAAAATAAAAGAATCATCAAAAGTCCCAGCCAAAAAACCGGCATCGATAAGCCGATTAAGGCAAAGACCATCGTTATATGATCAAAAACGGAATATTGTTTTATAGCCGATATGATACCCAAAGGAATCCCAAGGCATATTGCAACTATGGTTGAAGCTACGGCTAATCTTATGGTGGCACCTACACGGGCTCCTATTTCTAAAACGACCGGCTGCTCTGTGATGTAGGATTCACCCAGGCTTCCTTT containing:
- a CDS encoding ABC transporter permease, which produces MKTIKDRKKLNGFRGVFHRMSKNRLAMVGLFIIIVLVLMAVFADFVAPYTFDGTDLDNQFAGPSAAHPFGQDEFGRDILSRVIYGARISLKVGFISVGIALIVGSFIGAVTGYFGGRVDTTLMRFIDVLQAIPDILLAIAIVASLGPGLGNLMIAVGIAGIPGYAKIVRSAVMSIVDMEFIEAARAGGSSDFRIIFKHIIPNCMAPIIVQATLGVAYAILNAAGLSFIGLGLEPPTPEWGAMLSGGRAYIRSYSHLTLFPGLAIVITIFALNVLGDGLRDALDPKLKR
- the nikB gene encoding nickel ABC transporter permease, with translation MLKYIIRRILLLIPVMFGVSVIVFSLLYFTPGDPVRNKLGTNASPEEVLKLREKMGLNDPFLVQFGRYLKNIVFKGSLGESYITEQPVVLEIGARVGATIRLAVASTIVAICLGIPLGIISAIKQYSVFDHITMVFALIGLSMPVFWLGLLMILLFSVKLGWFPSSGFSGFKHMVLPALALGAQSVAVLTRMTRSSMLETIRQDYIRTARAKGQKEKIVIFKHALGNSLIPVITIVGIQFGQLMGGAVMTEIIFSIPGIGRLMIDSIKLRDAPVVLGCVLFVAVTFAIVNLIVDILYTYVDPRIKTQYT